In a genomic window of Mycolicibacterium neoaurum VKM Ac-1815D:
- a CDS encoding sigma-54-dependent transcriptional regulator family protein, producing the protein MPNSSARLLRTAAARADFLEYGGNGTAGVSEVVAASWERSQAAGVDASHPNAQFTDEIDTASLLVRCARPVLQQLEIETADMPLVIALTDKKARVVERIDSSTAVARLLDRVHLAPGFSYAESTMGTNGIGTVFEAGQPISVVGPEHCRGPRTLQ; encoded by the coding sequence ATGCCCAACAGCTCCGCACGCTTGCTGCGGACCGCTGCTGCACGCGCGGATTTCCTGGAGTACGGCGGTAACGGCACCGCGGGCGTCTCCGAGGTCGTCGCCGCGTCGTGGGAGCGCAGCCAGGCGGCCGGGGTGGATGCCTCGCATCCGAACGCCCAGTTCACCGACGAGATCGACACGGCATCGCTGTTGGTGCGCTGTGCGCGGCCGGTGCTGCAACAACTGGAGATCGAGACCGCGGACATGCCGTTGGTGATCGCGTTGACGGACAAGAAGGCCCGCGTGGTCGAACGGATCGACAGCTCGACGGCGGTGGCGCGCCTGCTCGACCGGGTGCATCTGGCACCGGGTTTCAGCTATGCGGAGTCGACCATGGGCACCAATGGCATCGGCACGGTGTTCGAGGCGGGGCAGCCGATCAGCGTCGTGGGCCCCGAACACTGTCGTGGGCCCCGAACACTTCAGTGA
- a CDS encoding acetone carboxylase subunit gamma codes for MRVPMTEYLVIDLDTERWVCRVCAHDIGSAHENYKPGTLVYDRDPREIHQPIIDPDRYEYTFSPDPAYCRILEYYCPGCGTQIECEYLPPGHPPAVDILIDIPALRAQWAQRGTDAETVHNYGPGEDAQKYTAALKAAGHIH; via the coding sequence ATGCGAGTCCCCATGACCGAATATCTCGTGATCGACCTCGACACCGAACGATGGGTCTGCCGTGTGTGCGCCCACGATATCGGCTCGGCACACGAGAACTACAAGCCGGGAACGCTGGTCTACGACCGCGATCCGCGGGAGATCCACCAACCGATCATCGATCCCGATCGCTACGAGTACACCTTCAGTCCCGACCCGGCCTACTGCCGCATCCTGGAGTACTACTGCCCCGGGTGCGGGACACAGATCGAATGCGAGTACCTGCCGCCGGGACATCCCCCGGCAGTGGACATCCTGATCGACATCCCCGCCCTGCGTGCGCAATGGGCACAGCGCGGCACCGACGCGGAGACCGTGCACAACTACGGACCCGGCGAGGACGCCCAGAAGTACACCGCGGCCCTCAAAGCCGCCGGCCACATCCACTGA
- a CDS encoding CoA transferase subunit A: MDESGDHVSSKVYSTAAEAVVDISDGARIAVGGFGLCGIPDALIRAIADTTTTNLEVYSNNCGVDDHGLGILLALGRIRRVTASYVGENKEFARQYLAGELEVELTPQGTLAERLRAGGAGIPAFYTPAGVATPVSDGGIPWRYAPDGSVLIASPPKETRVFDGRRHVLEESIRADFALVHAKVGDTAGNLVFDKTAMNFNPLAAMAGKVTIAQVENLVEAGDIDPNNVHLPGVFVQRIVHTGPQDKRIEKRTVRNQEGER, translated from the coding sequence ATGGACGAAAGTGGTGATCACGTGTCCTCGAAGGTGTACTCCACCGCCGCGGAGGCGGTCGTCGACATCAGCGACGGCGCCCGCATAGCGGTCGGCGGGTTCGGGCTGTGTGGCATACCCGATGCGCTCATCCGGGCCATCGCCGATACCACGACCACCAACCTGGAGGTGTACTCCAACAATTGTGGCGTCGACGATCACGGTCTGGGCATCCTGCTGGCGCTCGGACGCATCAGACGCGTCACCGCGTCCTATGTCGGTGAGAACAAGGAATTCGCCAGGCAGTACCTGGCCGGTGAACTCGAGGTCGAACTGACACCGCAAGGCACTTTGGCCGAAAGGCTTCGCGCCGGAGGGGCGGGCATACCGGCGTTCTACACACCGGCAGGTGTCGCAACCCCGGTGTCCGACGGCGGAATCCCTTGGCGCTACGCGCCCGACGGCTCGGTGCTCATCGCCTCGCCGCCGAAAGAGACCAGGGTCTTCGACGGCAGACGCCACGTGCTGGAGGAGTCGATTCGCGCCGACTTCGCACTCGTCCACGCCAAGGTCGGGGACACCGCGGGGAATCTGGTGTTCGACAAGACCGCCATGAATTTCAACCCGCTGGCCGCCATGGCGGGCAAGGTGACCATCGCGCAGGTGGAGAACCTGGTCGAGGCGGGCGATATCGATCCCAACAACGTCCACCTGCCCGGTGTGTTCGTGCAACGCATCGTGCACACCGGCCCCCAGGACAAACGCATCGAGAAGCGCACCGTGCGCAACCAGGAGGGCGAAAGATGA
- a CDS encoding hydantoinase/oxoprolinase family protein produces the protein MGTLINIDNGGTLTDICVWDGDAFTFTKTLTTPHDLSECLFSGIEKASAAMYGDADTTRLLHATEHIRYSTTQGTNALVQRRGPMIGILSSIESLQTQMRSDPAQEKLFGGLVADRYLTVDPQSEDFEFDAVQKVNRLTTLGAARVVIAAPSAEEERRLRHVLLRKFPRHLLGSVPLLYSWELAGDRDDARRVWSCVVNAFLHPTMERFLYAAEGRLQDYRVVNPLLVYRNDGASSRVAKSVALKTYSSGPRGGLEGTAALAKVYGLSHALMMDIGGTTTDVGVVKNGSVAVSDRGSIEGVHISYPMSAVTSAGVGGSSVIQLVDDEITVGPQSVGAAPGPACFGFGGKQATITDVNLLLGILDADTYLDGTFTLDPSRSRAVITETIAEPLGISLEEALVRMEHAYFQALSASFARLVTEQTTLLAFGGAGPMSATGAAAMAGVGQVLVPRTAAVFSAFGISFSDIGKTYEVLIEEPSTDAARATHDALLARARRDMFQEGYDLSDCQTSWQLLVENLDDTGISQLPYTPGDEVDYPGAAVTLQLSAAAALPHPDLDPDTELTPRPAEVHGTRSVRSTTDRVDEIAVHVLDRLAPGDTGHGPAIVEGPFFTARVLPGWSFRVTSAGDLMLTADN, from the coding sequence ATGGGGACCCTGATCAACATCGACAACGGTGGAACGCTCACCGACATCTGCGTATGGGACGGCGATGCCTTCACCTTCACCAAGACGCTGACCACACCGCACGATCTGTCGGAATGCCTGTTCAGCGGCATCGAGAAGGCGTCCGCGGCGATGTACGGCGACGCCGACACCACCCGGTTGCTGCACGCGACCGAACACATCCGCTACTCCACCACCCAGGGCACCAACGCCCTGGTACAGCGGCGCGGCCCGATGATCGGGATCCTCTCCAGCATCGAGAGCCTGCAGACCCAGATGCGTAGTGACCCGGCGCAGGAGAAGCTGTTCGGCGGCCTGGTGGCCGACCGCTATCTCACCGTCGACCCACAATCGGAAGATTTCGAGTTCGACGCGGTGCAGAAGGTCAATCGGCTGACCACGCTCGGGGCCGCCCGCGTGGTCATCGCCGCGCCGTCGGCCGAGGAGGAACGCCGACTGCGCCATGTCCTGTTGCGCAAGTTCCCGCGCCACCTGCTCGGGTCGGTTCCACTGCTCTACAGCTGGGAGCTGGCAGGTGACCGCGACGACGCCCGCCGGGTGTGGTCGTGCGTGGTCAATGCCTTCCTTCATCCGACGATGGAACGCTTCCTCTACGCCGCCGAGGGACGCCTGCAGGACTACCGGGTGGTCAACCCGCTGCTGGTGTACCGCAACGACGGCGCATCCTCTCGCGTCGCGAAATCGGTTGCGCTCAAGACGTACTCGTCCGGCCCACGAGGAGGACTGGAAGGAACGGCGGCGCTGGCCAAGGTCTACGGATTGTCGCACGCGCTGATGATGGACATCGGCGGCACGACCACCGATGTGGGCGTGGTGAAGAACGGGTCGGTCGCGGTGTCCGACCGCGGATCGATCGAAGGCGTGCACATCTCCTACCCGATGAGTGCGGTGACCTCCGCCGGAGTCGGAGGCTCCTCGGTCATCCAACTCGTCGACGACGAGATCACCGTCGGACCGCAATCCGTCGGCGCCGCACCGGGTCCCGCGTGCTTCGGATTCGGTGGCAAGCAGGCCACGATCACCGATGTCAACCTGCTGCTGGGTATCCTGGACGCCGACACCTACCTCGACGGCACCTTCACTCTCGACCCGTCGCGATCACGCGCGGTGATCACCGAGACCATCGCCGAGCCGCTGGGAATCTCCCTTGAGGAGGCACTCGTGCGGATGGAACACGCCTACTTCCAGGCCTTGTCGGCATCATTCGCCCGGCTGGTCACCGAGCAGACCACATTGCTGGCGTTCGGCGGGGCCGGGCCCATGAGCGCGACCGGTGCGGCCGCCATGGCCGGCGTCGGACAGGTGCTCGTACCGCGCACCGCGGCGGTGTTCTCAGCGTTCGGAATTTCGTTCTCCGATATCGGCAAGACCTATGAGGTGCTGATCGAGGAACCGAGTACCGACGCCGCGCGCGCCACCCACGACGCACTGTTGGCCAGGGCACGACGAGACATGTTCCAGGAGGGCTACGACCTGTCGGACTGTCAGACCTCGTGGCAGCTGCTGGTGGAGAATCTCGACGACACCGGCATCTCCCAGTTGCCCTACACCCCCGGTGACGAGGTCGACTACCCCGGCGCGGCGGTGACCCTACAGCTCAGTGCCGCTGCGGCACTTCCGCATCCGGATCTCGACCCCGACACCGAACTGACACCGCGGCCGGCCGAGGTGCACGGCACGCGGTCGGTGCGATCCACCACGGATCGGGTCGACGAGATCGCCGTGCACGTGCTCGACCGGTTGGCCCCCGGCGATACCGGCCACGGCCCGGCGATCGTCGAAGGGCCGTTCTTCACCGCCCGGGTCCTGCCCGGCTGGTCATTCCGGGTCACCTCCGCGGGTGACCTGATGCTCACCGCCGACAACTGA
- the mrx1 gene encoding mycoredoxin Mrx1, giving the protein MSNAELTMYTTSWCGYCARLKTALKAEGIAWTEIDIEGDPAAAEFVGSVNNGNHVVPTVKFADGSTLTNPSAKQVKAKLG; this is encoded by the coding sequence ATGAGCAATGCTGAGCTGACGATGTACACGACCTCGTGGTGTGGTTACTGCGCCCGCCTGAAGACCGCGCTCAAGGCCGAGGGCATCGCGTGGACCGAGATCGACATCGAAGGTGATCCGGCGGCCGCCGAGTTCGTCGGTTCGGTCAACAACGGCAATCATGTGGTGCCGACGGTCAAGTTCGCCGACGGCTCGACGCTGACCAACCCGAGCGCCAAGCAGGTCAAGGCCAAGCTGGGCTGA
- a CDS encoding IclR family transcriptional regulator encodes MSGPGVIARAGLLLRAVSAAEPAGASTTELASAAGLARPTVHRLLTALNEQGLVDRDRKTGRWNLGPELYLLGAAAANRYDIVDQARDLVAVLAQESGESAFLSARRGDETVCVYAEEGSFPLRSHVLHVGVRFPLGVASAGLAILSHLTEREVDDFFARQSPHTRWGTEHSESRIRERIAATRSTGYAVNPALLVEGSWGMGAAVFDRYGQPAWALSVTGVETRFRADRRPVLGQLLLAQAHRLSVRLRQH; translated from the coding sequence ATGAGCGGTCCGGGGGTGATCGCGCGGGCCGGCCTGCTCCTGCGGGCGGTCAGCGCCGCCGAGCCCGCGGGCGCCTCCACCACCGAGCTGGCATCGGCAGCCGGACTCGCTCGCCCCACGGTGCATCGCCTGTTGACGGCGCTGAACGAGCAGGGACTGGTCGACCGTGATCGCAAGACCGGCAGGTGGAACCTCGGGCCCGAGCTGTACTTGCTCGGCGCCGCGGCGGCCAACCGGTACGACATCGTCGACCAGGCCCGTGACTTGGTCGCGGTGTTGGCCCAGGAGTCCGGAGAAAGCGCGTTCCTATCGGCCCGCCGCGGTGACGAGACCGTCTGCGTCTACGCAGAGGAGGGCAGTTTCCCGCTGCGCTCGCACGTCTTACATGTCGGCGTGCGGTTCCCACTCGGCGTCGCGTCCGCCGGGCTGGCCATCCTCAGCCATCTGACCGAACGGGAGGTCGACGACTTCTTCGCCCGTCAGTCGCCACATACCCGTTGGGGTACAGAGCATTCCGAGTCGCGGATTCGAGAGCGTATTGCCGCGACCCGATCCACCGGTTATGCGGTCAATCCGGCGCTGTTGGTGGAGGGCAGCTGGGGGATGGGCGCCGCGGTCTTCGACCGTTATGGTCAACCGGCTTGGGCGTTGAGCGTGACGGGCGTCGAGACGCGCTTTCGGGCCGACCGGCGACCCGTCCTGGGGCAGCTGCTGTTGGCGCAGGCGCACCGGTTGTCGGTGCGTCTACGCCAACATTGA
- a CDS encoding sigma-54-dependent Fis family transcriptional regulator, producing MGPEHFSENLHLFACTGAPVIDPMTGRLEGVLDISTLSSSWSPLMHALVKSAAKDIGQNLLLDRGQAQRAIFDTYLKVTTRAPRQAVFGFGDSVFMANPVAQQMFDTDEQRVLREHAVFLMAGKDRVSDTVTLPGHRLVRIRGTRIVTGAEIAGMVVVADVVTMHSPGSPADFSEQLLPEVAVATPHTSQIVGGLSRSREAMAGGTSPAWVRGCTDLYRALEQRRPALVVGEPGSGKFTLVAELFHAVHPGGRAISVDAAQLALDTPAPDLDSLLTNPAEPTLHIVRDIDQASTAAVERLESYLSAITDLEGPAWVVATGCDSAVTTDLPFGQLLHHFEVSIQVPPLRCRTDDLAALTGALLRGIAPARKVRLSPEAQRLIARYSWPRNITQLREALVYAVRRRPVGEIQESDLPGYCQTASRHALTPLEAAERDAIVAALRDVGGNRVAAATHLGMARSSLYRKIKAYGITA from the coding sequence GTGGGCCCCGAACACTTCAGTGAGAACCTGCATCTCTTCGCGTGCACCGGGGCACCGGTCATCGATCCGATGACCGGGCGGCTGGAGGGGGTGCTCGACATCTCGACGTTGTCATCGTCCTGGAGTCCGCTGATGCATGCGCTGGTCAAGAGCGCCGCCAAGGACATCGGCCAGAATCTGCTGTTGGATCGCGGGCAGGCGCAGCGCGCGATCTTCGACACCTACCTGAAGGTCACCACGCGGGCCCCGCGGCAGGCGGTGTTCGGCTTCGGCGATTCGGTGTTCATGGCCAATCCGGTGGCACAGCAGATGTTCGACACCGACGAACAGCGGGTCCTGCGCGAGCATGCGGTGTTCCTGATGGCCGGCAAGGACCGGGTCAGTGACACCGTCACGCTTCCCGGGCACCGGCTGGTCAGAATCCGCGGCACCCGGATCGTGACCGGCGCGGAAATCGCGGGGATGGTCGTGGTCGCCGATGTCGTGACGATGCACAGTCCGGGTTCACCGGCCGACTTCAGCGAGCAGCTGTTACCCGAGGTGGCCGTCGCCACACCGCACACGTCGCAGATCGTCGGCGGTCTGTCGCGGTCGCGGGAGGCGATGGCCGGTGGGACATCACCGGCCTGGGTGCGCGGGTGCACCGATTTGTATCGTGCGCTGGAGCAACGTCGGCCCGCGCTGGTCGTCGGTGAGCCCGGGTCGGGCAAGTTCACCTTGGTGGCCGAGCTGTTCCACGCGGTCCATCCCGGGGGTCGCGCCATCTCGGTCGATGCCGCCCAGCTGGCACTGGACACCCCGGCCCCCGATCTGGACTCGCTGTTGACGAACCCGGCCGAGCCGACACTGCACATCGTCCGCGATATCGACCAGGCGAGCACGGCTGCCGTGGAACGCCTGGAGTCCTACCTGAGCGCGATCACCGATCTGGAGGGGCCGGCCTGGGTGGTCGCCACGGGGTGCGATTCCGCGGTCACGACGGATCTTCCGTTCGGGCAGCTCTTGCACCATTTCGAGGTGTCGATACAGGTGCCGCCGCTGCGGTGCCGCACCGATGATCTCGCGGCGCTGACGGGGGCGTTGTTGCGCGGGATCGCCCCGGCACGCAAGGTCCGACTCAGCCCAGAAGCGCAACGGCTGATAGCGCGATATTCCTGGCCGCGGAACATCACCCAGTTGCGCGAGGCGTTGGTCTACGCGGTGCGGCGCAGGCCGGTCGGTGAGATTCAGGAGTCCGATTTGCCCGGGTACTGCCAGACTGCGTCACGGCACGCGCTGACCCCGCTGGAAGCAGCCGAACGCGACGCCATCGTCGCGGCCCTGCGGGACGTCGGTGGGAACCGCGTCGCGGCGGCGACACATCTCGGGATGGCGCGGTCCAGCCTGTACCGGAAGATCAAGGCCTACGGCATCACGGCGTGA
- a CDS encoding hydantoinase/oxoprolinase family protein, with the protein MKRISVDIGGTFTDCFFVWDDIYVDAKALTTHHNLAIGFNDALDLACKRAGLDRSTVLSEVDSVRYATTLGTNALIERNGPKVAAIVTHGFEDTIPLSRGRGYGEGLDYAMQQNLPAAERPEPLVPRAMIRSVKERINSAGKVVARLDPDDVRAMVRELVDAGAEAIVVSLVNATENPEHELAIQEIILDEFPPHELGAIPVLLGHQVSGRKGEYVRATSTIIDGYLHEIMFHALAQLSSNLRDFGYDKPMLVIHNSGGMAQMNSTDALQTIHSGPIAGVGAAEHLSNETGLGHVIATDMGGTSFDIGLVPEGGVKHYDFLPTIDRWLVSVPMVHLDTLGAGGGSIASYDRIHNSVKIGPKSAGSNPGPACYDRGGLKPTVTDADLVLGYLDPDNYANGYIKLNPKRSLFTIEEELSDHLDMDPIDVARVIKDGVDEQMAIGIGKELRVRGYLPEDFTMLAYGGNGPLHACGVARHAGIKRVLAPPFSSVFSACGAGNMKQLHFHERGVHITLYNATTRALYSDYDEFNAIVRELEARGCEDLVRQGFSADDVRYRLELDMRYGNQLLTQAVALSELHRISGVGDVLEVIKTFGDVYSHRFGASSAAPEAGIRCSTVRVASYVDGDVVNFESLQPGGQRSAPEPVGSRSAHFIGIDKPVDTPVFDESALAPDKVIAGPAIVTTENTTFLVEPGWRLEPTAQGAVWFLQD; encoded by the coding sequence ATGAAACGAATATCGGTCGACATCGGTGGCACCTTCACCGACTGCTTCTTCGTCTGGGACGACATCTATGTCGATGCCAAGGCGCTGACCACCCACCACAATCTGGCCATCGGCTTCAACGACGCCCTCGACCTGGCGTGCAAACGCGCCGGCCTGGACCGCTCGACGGTGCTCTCGGAGGTCGATTCGGTGCGCTACGCAACCACCTTGGGTACCAACGCGCTCATCGAGCGCAACGGGCCCAAGGTCGCGGCAATCGTCACGCACGGTTTCGAGGACACCATCCCACTCTCCCGCGGCCGCGGTTACGGCGAGGGTCTGGACTACGCGATGCAACAGAACCTGCCCGCGGCCGAGCGACCGGAACCGTTGGTGCCGCGCGCGATGATCCGCTCTGTCAAGGAACGGATCAACTCGGCGGGCAAGGTCGTGGCTCGGCTGGATCCCGATGACGTCCGGGCGATGGTTCGCGAACTCGTCGACGCCGGCGCCGAGGCGATCGTGGTGTCGCTCGTCAACGCCACCGAGAACCCCGAACACGAACTCGCGATCCAGGAGATCATCCTCGACGAGTTCCCGCCGCACGAGCTGGGCGCCATCCCGGTGCTCCTCGGCCATCAGGTGTCGGGCCGAAAGGGCGAATACGTGCGCGCCACGTCGACGATCATCGACGGCTACCTGCACGAGATCATGTTCCACGCGCTGGCGCAGTTGTCGAGCAACCTGCGCGACTTCGGTTACGACAAGCCGATGCTGGTGATCCATAACTCGGGCGGCATGGCCCAGATGAACTCCACCGACGCGCTGCAGACCATCCACTCCGGCCCGATCGCCGGGGTGGGCGCCGCCGAGCACCTGTCAAATGAGACCGGCCTCGGACATGTCATCGCCACCGACATGGGAGGCACCTCCTTCGATATCGGGCTGGTCCCTGAGGGCGGGGTCAAGCATTACGACTTCCTGCCCACGATCGACCGGTGGCTGGTCTCGGTGCCGATGGTGCACCTGGACACGCTCGGCGCCGGCGGTGGCTCCATCGCCAGCTACGACCGCATCCACAACTCGGTCAAGATCGGACCGAAATCGGCGGGATCGAATCCCGGCCCGGCCTGTTACGACCGCGGCGGGCTCAAGCCGACGGTGACCGATGCCGATCTGGTGCTCGGTTACCTCGACCCCGACAACTACGCCAACGGCTACATCAAGTTGAACCCCAAGCGGTCGCTGTTCACCATCGAAGAAGAGCTCAGCGACCACCTCGACATGGACCCCATCGACGTCGCACGCGTGATCAAGGACGGGGTCGACGAGCAGATGGCCATCGGCATCGGCAAGGAGCTGCGGGTACGCGGGTACCTTCCGGAGGACTTCACGATGTTGGCCTACGGTGGTAACGGACCCCTGCACGCATGCGGGGTCGCCCGGCACGCCGGAATCAAGCGGGTTCTGGCGCCGCCCTTTTCGTCGGTCTTCTCGGCCTGCGGAGCAGGCAACATGAAACAGCTGCACTTCCACGAACGCGGCGTGCACATCACGCTGTACAACGCCACCACCCGGGCGCTCTACTCCGACTACGACGAGTTCAACGCGATTGTCCGAGAGCTCGAGGCGCGCGGCTGCGAGGACCTGGTGCGGCAGGGGTTCTCGGCAGATGACGTGCGATACCGCCTGGAGCTCGACATGCGCTATGGCAACCAGCTGCTGACCCAAGCCGTGGCGCTATCCGAACTGCACCGGATCTCCGGTGTCGGCGACGTGCTCGAGGTCATCAAGACCTTCGGTGATGTGTACAGCCACCGATTCGGTGCGTCCTCCGCCGCCCCGGAGGCCGGAATCCGCTGCAGCACAGTGCGAGTTGCTTCCTATGTCGATGGTGACGTGGTGAACTTCGAATCACTGCAACCCGGTGGACAGCGCAGCGCACCGGAGCCGGTCGGTAGTCGTAGCGCCCATTTCATCGGTATCGACAAGCCGGTCGACACGCCGGTCTTCGACGAGAGCGCATTGGCCCCGGACAAGGTGATCGCCGGCCCGGCGATCGTCACCACCGAAAACACCACCTTCCTCGTCGAACCCGGTTGGCGACTGGAGCCCACGGCCCAGGGCGCTGTCTGGTTCCTGCAGGACTGA
- a CDS encoding hydantoinase B/oxoprolinase family protein: protein MTTVNDRPAGQLTEQEQQWVDRFMDETTLFLGPDPEIMRSHQISQRSPHEDAAIAVGVDRLQVERIRKRIAGALDEGYEMCEAQGAAPGAKWGDLTTAIYTASGDVSYLSCHGVIAFSAILHHPIRYIMKYWKDEPTVGIHAGDGFIHNDARYGNVHNTDQSMIMPIIRDDEIIAWVAATIHEGENGACEPGGMPSGSETAFDDGLRMSPFKIVERGELRRDLLTFLQHSVRDPKLQLADLKVKITAVRKIMERIDKVIDEVGIDTFVAALRTTVEDVDAEVRRRISELPDGTYRFDQFMDSTLKENILIKFACKITVKGDTMTVDLRGTGPEILNRAINSPLCSVKSMMMQAILAFWWPDLPRCTAAMSCIEIISDEGTWADASYDAPMGQSLQASFRGFSCMQALYSRMSFSTPNKYSNVVANWFNQINTFLWGGVTQHGDMVGNLCADLNGMPGGAKPFRDGEDAISPLFCAMADTAEQEVMEEEVPFMQLVAKRLVRDNMGFGKFTGGMGYEMIVSAEGTPQWGFMTVTSGAKFSSIYGMFGGYGCGTYPLAMVKGTNVYEHFRKDNTKFDLSIEKVMNERPFPDGRYSTSHMGLQFDLAKDGELYMISQGAGGGYGDPLERDPESVVRDAELGRISQRVAEDIFAVRYDPATFRLDHEATTSARAAARADRLQRGKPFAEFCKEFVTSEPPKDLPYYGSWGTWTPQERDITATVYTIDGPERVCAPLEELPIVMVPDRREVKIGRLEARIAELEAKYGETVTRLT from the coding sequence ATGACCACAGTCAACGACCGCCCGGCCGGGCAGCTCACCGAGCAGGAACAGCAGTGGGTGGACCGGTTCATGGACGAGACCACCCTGTTCCTCGGACCCGATCCGGAAATCATGCGCAGTCACCAGATTTCGCAGCGCTCACCGCACGAGGACGCGGCGATCGCCGTGGGGGTGGACCGGCTCCAGGTCGAACGCATCCGCAAACGCATCGCCGGGGCGCTCGACGAGGGCTATGAGATGTGCGAGGCGCAGGGCGCCGCACCGGGAGCAAAGTGGGGCGACCTCACCACCGCGATCTACACCGCCTCCGGCGATGTCTCCTATCTGTCCTGCCACGGAGTCATCGCGTTCAGCGCGATCCTGCACCATCCGATCCGGTACATCATGAAATACTGGAAGGACGAGCCGACCGTCGGCATCCACGCCGGGGATGGGTTCATCCACAACGACGCGCGCTATGGCAACGTGCACAACACCGATCAGTCGATGATCATGCCGATCATCCGCGACGACGAGATCATCGCGTGGGTGGCCGCCACCATCCACGAGGGTGAAAACGGTGCCTGCGAGCCAGGGGGGATGCCCTCTGGCTCGGAGACCGCCTTCGACGACGGGTTGCGGATGAGCCCGTTCAAGATCGTCGAACGCGGCGAACTGCGTCGGGACCTGTTGACCTTCCTGCAGCACTCGGTGCGCGATCCCAAGTTGCAGCTCGCCGATCTCAAGGTCAAGATCACCGCGGTCCGCAAGATCATGGAGCGTATCGACAAGGTCATCGACGAAGTCGGGATCGACACGTTCGTGGCCGCATTGCGCACCACCGTCGAGGATGTCGACGCCGAGGTCCGCCGCCGGATCTCTGAATTGCCGGACGGCACCTACCGTTTCGACCAGTTCATGGACAGCACGCTCAAAGAGAACATCCTGATCAAGTTCGCCTGCAAGATCACCGTCAAGGGCGACACGATGACCGTCGACCTGCGCGGCACCGGACCGGAGATTCTCAACCGAGCCATCAACTCACCCCTGTGCAGCGTGAAATCGATGATGATGCAGGCAATCCTGGCCTTCTGGTGGCCCGATCTGCCGCGTTGCACCGCCGCGATGAGCTGTATCGAGATCATCTCCGACGAGGGCACCTGGGCCGACGCCTCCTACGATGCGCCCATGGGGCAATCGCTGCAGGCCTCGTTTCGCGGATTCTCCTGCATGCAGGCGCTCTACAGCCGGATGTCGTTCTCCACGCCGAACAAGTACAGCAATGTGGTGGCCAACTGGTTCAACCAGATCAACACCTTCCTGTGGGGCGGGGTCACCCAGCACGGCGACATGGTGGGCAACCTGTGCGCAGATCTCAACGGAATGCCCGGTGGTGCCAAGCCTTTCCGTGATGGCGAGGATGCCATATCGCCCCTGTTCTGCGCGATGGCCGATACCGCCGAGCAGGAGGTGATGGAAGAAGAGGTGCCGTTCATGCAGCTCGTGGCCAAGCGACTGGTCCGCGACAACATGGGCTTCGGAAAGTTCACCGGCGGGATGGGCTACGAGATGATCGTGTCCGCCGAGGGCACGCCGCAATGGGGTTTCATGACGGTGACCTCGGGTGCGAAATTCTCTTCGATCTATGGCATGTTCGGCGGATACGGCTGCGGCACATATCCGCTCGCGATGGTCAAGGGAACGAACGTCTACGAGCATTTCCGCAAGGACAACACGAAGTTCGATCTGTCGATCGAAAAGGTCATGAACGAGCGACCGTTCCCGGACGGGCGCTACTCCACCTCGCACATGGGCCTGCAGTTCGATCTCGCCAAGGACGGCGAGCTCTACATGATCAGCCAGGGCGCCGGTGGAGGATACGGAGACCCGTTGGAGCGCGACCCGGAGTCGGTGGTGCGGGACGCCGAGCTCGGCCGGATCAGCCAGCGCGTGGCCGAGGACATCTTCGCGGTGCGCTACGACCCCGCCACGTTCCGGCTCGACCACGAGGCGACCACGTCGGCGCGCGCCGCGGCCCGCGCCGACCGCCTGCAACGGGGCAAGCCCTTCGCCGAGTTCTGCAAGGAGTTCGTCACCTCCGAACCGCCGAAGGACCTGCCCTACTACGGATCATGGGGCACCTGGACGCCCCAGGAGCGGGATATCACCGCCACCGTGTACACGATCGACGGCCCCGAACGGGTATGTGCGCCCTTGGAAGAGCTTCCGATCGTCATGGTCCCGGACCGACGCGAGGTCAAGATCGGCAGGCTCGAGGCCCGTATCGCCGAGCTCGAGGCCAAGTACGGCGAGACGGTCACCCGACTCACCTGA